In Candidatus Bathyarchaeota archaeon, one genomic interval encodes:
- a CDS encoding 2-oxoacid:acceptor oxidoreductase family protein, with protein MWEIFWLGRAGQGVITASRLLASAALLEGKHVQAFPQFGAERLGAPVRGYTRISETPIEIHSAISKPDAAIIMDVSLLRGLVQSGNLPKAKLTVVNHGGDEELAKAVKRVNPKVWAVNATGISMSIFQRVILNTPMVGALIKAMPIVSLESIEKAVLNRFPGALGEKNVEAVRKAYESAKEVVS; from the coding sequence ATGTGGGAGATATTTTGGCTCGGTAGAGCTGGCCAAGGAGTAATCACCGCAAGCCGTCTTCTAGCGTCCGCGGCGTTGCTTGAGGGAAAGCACGTGCAAGCGTTTCCGCAGTTCGGCGCGGAGAGGCTTGGAGCACCTGTCAGAGGATACACGAGGATAAGCGAGACCCCCATCGAGATACACAGCGCCATATCTAAGCCAGACGCAGCCATCATTATGGACGTAAGCCTCCTCAGAGGACTTGTTCAAAGCGGAAACCTGCCGAAGGCCAAGCTCACTGTGGTGAACCATGGTGGAGATGAGGAGCTTGCTAAGGCGGTTAAGCGTGTAAACCCTAAGGTTTGGGCCGTCAACGCGACCGGGATATCCATGAGCATCTTCCAAAGAGTCATACTGAATACCCCGATGGTCGGAGCGCTTATCAAAGCCATGCCGATAGTCTCGCTCGAGTCGATCGAGAAGGCTGTATTAAACAGGTTTCCAGGAGCCTTAGGAGAGAAAAACGTCGAGGCCGTACGTAAGGCGTATGAATCCGCTAAGGAGGTGGTTTCATGA
- a CDS encoding 4Fe-4S binding protein has product MSKYDVVMGAVITKPRTSLENKTGSWRTKKPVVDVEKCVNCLLCWIYCPDSAIIRLEDHIAINYDYCKGCGICAEECPRKAITMVEEE; this is encoded by the coding sequence ATGAGCAAGTATGACGTGGTTATGGGCGCTGTCATAACCAAGCCTAGAACCTCTCTTGAGAATAAGACCGGGAGCTGGAGGACTAAAAAGCCGGTGGTAGATGTCGAGAAGTGCGTAAACTGTCTGCTATGCTGGATATATTGCCCAGACTCAGCGATAATAAGGCTTGAAGACCACATAGCTATAAACTACGATTATTGTAAAGGTTGCGGTATATGCGCAGAAGAATGCCCTAGGAAAGCCATAACAATGGTGGAGGAGGAGTAG
- a CDS encoding phosphoadenosine phosphosulfate reductase family protein has product MSSRFQVEALVYWCLTCNVPLIEERCGTCGREGAEVKLFRPQDPRPALEADIETLRDAVEKEFGAQAFKRVIGDGIILLNRVPYADAGYEVVGDGLLLGHLFYDMLLLEWRFKPLRMGCMRLLEDGMIESVKVDQKPVKGQVLRLKKVDRGYVALTDSYGEALGIAEQTRDGLKVLNVWKPISKVEPVRRGASIDDVLRANENAIRAEASRAAKTVYRIYSRFGGELVVSYSGGKDSLAVLSLTLKAGLEPMLLFTDTGIELPETVSNVQKVSSKLGIEVLEAQAGEAFWKGLESYGPPARGYRWCCKTCKLIPTLRLYKNFLSGRVLTVVGQRAAESRARRKRGNVWENYWITGSMNMTPIGSWSMLHVWLYLWMEKLEALVNPLYFEGFDRIGCYTCPYCNLAEFQEVKRLHPELWSRWESWLRRWASGMGYSEDYVKLALWRWRRTPKRVERVVGAKAEADKRMALKAYVEDAQVDDGKVSMRLRLNKHIDIERVLKLAPTIGGVNEVGNGMIEHRDGDARVIIRWDGLITVENLTYPGFKLLYKVLGTVARAILCTGCLSCVFWCVKDAVRWDGETVYVDQELCTRCGVCLEKCPIAVYFIKENLPSIIGALNDAVNTFQKSCG; this is encoded by the coding sequence ATGTCTAGCCGGTTTCAGGTTGAGGCATTGGTCTACTGGTGCTTGACCTGCAACGTTCCTCTTATAGAGGAGAGATGCGGTACATGTGGACGTGAAGGGGCAGAGGTTAAGCTATTTAGGCCTCAGGACCCTAGACCGGCCTTAGAGGCCGATATAGAAACCCTTAGGGATGCTGTCGAAAAAGAGTTTGGAGCCCAGGCGTTTAAGCGGGTTATAGGCGACGGAATTATACTCCTCAACAGGGTTCCTTACGCGGACGCCGGGTATGAGGTAGTCGGAGACGGTCTATTACTCGGTCACTTATTCTACGATATGCTTCTACTCGAATGGCGATTTAAACCCCTAAGGATGGGATGTATGAGGCTTTTGGAGGATGGAATGATAGAAAGCGTGAAGGTCGACCAGAAGCCTGTTAAAGGCCAGGTTCTACGGTTGAAGAAAGTCGACCGTGGATATGTCGCGTTAACGGATAGTTACGGGGAGGCCTTAGGGATCGCGGAGCAGACAAGGGATGGTTTGAAGGTATTGAACGTCTGGAAGCCCATATCTAAGGTCGAACCCGTGAGGAGAGGCGCGTCTATAGATGACGTTTTGAGAGCTAACGAGAACGCTATACGGGCTGAGGCTTCGAGAGCCGCTAAAACCGTATATAGGATCTACAGTAGATTCGGAGGAGAACTGGTCGTCTCATACTCGGGAGGAAAGGATAGCTTAGCCGTCTTAAGCTTGACCCTCAAAGCCGGTTTAGAGCCGATGCTCTTGTTCACAGACACCGGGATAGAGCTTCCTGAAACCGTTTCGAACGTTCAGAAGGTTTCATCAAAGCTCGGGATAGAGGTTTTGGAAGCTCAAGCAGGCGAGGCTTTCTGGAAGGGGTTGGAGTCTTATGGTCCACCTGCGAGGGGTTATAGATGGTGTTGCAAAACCTGCAAGCTTATACCTACGCTCAGGTTGTACAAGAATTTCCTCAGCGGTAGGGTTCTAACCGTCGTGGGGCAGAGAGCCGCCGAGTCGAGGGCTAGGAGGAAGAGGGGGAATGTGTGGGAGAACTACTGGATAACCGGTAGCATGAATATGACTCCTATAGGTAGTTGGAGTATGCTCCATGTGTGGCTGTATCTGTGGATGGAGAAGCTCGAAGCTCTGGTTAATCCTCTATACTTCGAAGGATTCGATAGGATAGGGTGCTATACATGTCCATACTGTAACCTAGCCGAGTTCCAAGAGGTAAAGCGTCTTCACCCTGAGCTTTGGAGCCGTTGGGAAAGCTGGCTTAGGAGATGGGCTAGTGGAATGGGATACAGCGAAGACTACGTGAAGCTGGCTCTTTGGAGGTGGCGTAGGACGCCTAAGAGGGTCGAAAGAGTCGTGGGTGCAAAGGCTGAGGCTGATAAGAGGATGGCTTTGAAGGCTTATGTAGAAGACGCTCAGGTGGACGATGGAAAGGTCTCTATGAGACTTAGGTTGAACAAGCATATAGACATAGAGAGAGTTCTCAAACTAGCTCCGACGATCGGCGGTGTAAACGAGGTGGGCAATGGGATGATTGAACACCGAGACGGAGATGCACGGGTCATAATACGCTGGGATGGGTTGATAACAGTCGAAAACCTCACTTATCCAGGGTTTAAGCTGTTGTATAAAGTCTTAGGAACCGTAGCCAGGGCAATCTTATGCACCGGATGTCTCTCCTGTGTATTTTGGTGTGTTAAAGACGCCGTTAGGTGGGATGGAGAAACGGTTTATGTAGACCAAGAGTTATGTACCAGATGCGGGGTATGCCTGGAGAAATGCCCCATAGCAGTCTACTTTATCAAGGAAAACCTTCCATCGATAATCGGAGCGTTAAACGATGCCGTGAATACGTTTCAGAAATCCTGTGGATGA